Proteins from a genomic interval of Pseudoruegeria sp. SHC-113:
- a CDS encoding alpha/beta hydrolase — protein sequence MAVQYLQTKAGRRIAYHRSEGKGLGVVFLGGFKSDMEGSKALHLEAWAQRHGRAYLRFDYSGHGQSGGAFTDGCIGDWAADAQAAIEALTEGPQVLVGSSMGGWISLLMTKALAGRVAGLVTIAAAPDFTEAGFWASFSEAERRQVMEAGQIAVPSEYGEPYIITRRLIEDGRNHLVMDKPLPLPFPVRCLQGTADNAVSTETALALLDHADCADMRLTLKKGADHSFSDPECLVLIEKTIEKVLNRVEG from the coding sequence ATGGCTGTTCAATATCTGCAAACCAAGGCCGGGCGGCGCATCGCCTATCATCGCAGCGAAGGCAAGGGGCTGGGCGTGGTGTTTCTGGGCGGGTTCAAATCCGACATGGAGGGCAGCAAGGCGCTGCATCTTGAGGCTTGGGCACAGCGCCACGGGCGGGCCTACCTGCGGTTTGACTATTCGGGCCATGGCCAGAGCGGCGGTGCTTTCACCGATGGCTGCATCGGCGACTGGGCGGCGGATGCGCAGGCCGCGATCGAAGCGCTGACGGAGGGGCCGCAGGTGCTGGTGGGCTCGTCCATGGGCGGCTGGATCTCGCTTCTGATGACGAAAGCGCTGGCGGGCCGGGTGGCCGGGCTGGTGACGATTGCGGCGGCACCGGATTTCACCGAGGCCGGGTTCTGGGCGTCTTTCAGCGAAGCGGAGCGGCGGCAGGTGATGGAGGCCGGGCAGATCGCGGTGCCTTCCGAGTATGGTGAGCCTTACATCATCACGCGCCGCCTGATCGAGGACGGGCGCAACCATCTGGTGATGGACAAGCCGCTGCCGTTGCCCTTCCCGGTGCGCTGCCTGCAGGGCACGGCGGACAACGCCGTATCCACGGAGACGGCGCTGGCGCTGCTGGATCACGCGGACTGCGCCGACATGCGTCTGACGCTGAAGAAAGGGGCCGATCACAGCTTCTCGGATCCGGAGTGCCTGGTGTTGATCGAGAAGACGATCGAGAAGGTCCTGAACCGGGTGGAGGGCTGA